CAAGAATGCACTGTTCTTAAAATATTATTTAATTcagttgcatttaaaaaaaagcaacaacataataTGATAAATAAAGTTCAAATACCAGTTTTTAGAGAATTTCATATTTTTATCTGCCAGACATTGATGACAATATCCAACTAGTGTTCGTTCGTTTACAATCAATGATCGTCGTCGCTGTTGATTTCATTGCTACATTAAGCGTTCTTTCATCTCTGAGTTGTCTATTTGAATATGTCATTTTTGGACACTTAACTTTCTAGTTTTTTAAGTATGTTGTGCTCTGACATGAAAGGAATGCACGgcacacacaatgcacgtgcGCTCAAGAACCTACTTACCCGCCTGTATATAAATAGCTTTCATGACAACTTCCATTATCAGGAGAAATTTCCGAAGCaacgaaaagaaggaaagaactgcatgcatatacacacacactgacgaaacacacatacatgtacacacacactgacgaaacacacatacatgtacacacacactgacgaaacacacatacatgtacacacacactgacgaaacacacatacatgtacacacacacactgacgaaacacacatacacgtacaacgttgttgtttttgtcttctccCTTTTGCAAGTTCATGCTGATTCATTGCTTCTGATCAGCACCTTGTCGATGTACCACTGTGCTCCACAAAACCGCCATTAAAATGGAAGTAAATGCGTGTTATTTGATAATGATTAGATAATAAAAAgatagttgtgtgtgttttttcggtttttgttttttttattttttattttttgttctcttgtttcttcttcttcttttgtttgtttgtttgttagtttaacGAGTTTGTATGCCGCTTTCCAGACACAATCAGGAACCCGCAGTCAACAGCAGCCAGATCATTACCAACATAATCATGAACGACAAGGATCACCAGAACACTGTGACGACCCGTAGTCCCGCAGCGCTATGATCCTGTCGTGAGCTGTTCTGCATCATCCGTCTGGTGACAGCCGCACGAGCCCGTGACGTCATGGACCTGTCCCTGAAGAAGCAGGAAGTCCACGTGCCGCAGGACCTGCCGCAGGACCTCAGCCTGAAGAAGCCCGTCACCTCCGGGACCCCTGCCTCCAAACCACCTCACCACCAGCCACCCTTCGCGGCACGTCCTGCCGAGAAAACCAGCAGAGTCACCGCTCACACCGACAAGACCAACTCGCTTCTGCAGCACAGCAAATCGGGAATGGTGCCGCCCCTCATGGAGCACAAATCCAGAATCGTGCCGTCTCTGATCGAGCAGAAGTCGAGGATTATCCCGGACCTGGACCAGTACATCAGGGCCATGATGGACCTCAAGCCCATCTTCGCTGACCAGCACCTCAGGACGCTGGCCCACCAGAAGGCCAAGTCGCTGAGTAGTCAGAGCAAAAAGACAGCTGATGTACGATGTGCCGCGGCCCTGGTGGTGCCCAAACGTAGCGCGCTGGTCATTCCGGACCCCAGAAACAGAGCGGCGTCAGACCAGAGGACGAAGCAGCACGAGACGAACTCCCACGGAGTCCCGGACAAGGGGAAGACCAGCACGTCAGACAGCACGCAGCAGCACAAGCAGGTGATGGACCTGCGGAAGAGGaaccacatcacccacaccatcacggaACGGCTGCTGTCCAACGACCTCCACCAGAACGAGTACGTCACCAAGGACGCGGTCAGAGCCCTGCAAGGTGAGGCGTCACGTCACGTGACAGCCAGCAACTGGACCGTTCCCATGGGGACAGAGGACaaggtcccccaccccctcacccctcagaGCACCCAGAGCACATCCCTCACGGACCAGGAGACCGCTGTCTCCAGGAAGAAGAGACGGAAACAGGAGTGTCCGAGAAAGAGGGTCAAGGTCGACTTCTGTCCacccgcagaagaagaagcagtagcagcagaaggaagagaaggagatctagtaggggggaaagaggaagaagacccTGTCTTCAGCATCAGTGAAGAATTTCTGGACAAAGTGACTGACGCCGCCCAAAACGGAGAACTGCGCAAAGGTCTGGACGAGTACTTCGCCCAGGCTTCTGCCCAGCGGATGAGCGAGGCGGACGGCAGGAACGGAGAAGGTGAGGCGGACACGGAGAGCGCCGCGGAACGGGCCGCATCGGCGGAGCACCTGAGAGGGGAGTGTgatgaaggggtgggggcggacaACGACGGGTCCAGCTCCCCCTCCAGCTCCACGGACGGCCTGTCCTCCCCCTTTCAGTTCTGCAGcagtgcctccccctcccccctccagcacCACCGGCAGAAGGGCAAGCAGCAGTCTCGGCTCTCGGCCTCCCTGCAGAACCGCGAGGAACGCAAGGCGCTGAGGCTGTACGGCAAGGAGTACACCACGCCCTCGGGTAAGACGTACCCCCAGCGGCAGGTGCGCCACAAGGACTGCTCGCGCTGCCGCTACAACTgctcctccaccatctccaggGAGCAGCGGCAGGCGCTTTTCGACCACTTCTGGAGCCTGGACTCGTACGTTAAGCGCCTCTACTACTACTGCCAGAGCATCAAGGAGAAGCCGGCCAAGACCATGAAGCACACGCGGGAGTGCTCGCGGGAGTACACGTTCCTGGTAGAGGGAGAGCGCGTGCGGGTGTGCAAGGGGTTCTACCTAGCCACGCTGGACGTGTCGGACAAGGCGGTGCGCATCGCCATGGAGAAGCGGAAACGGGGCAAAGGCATGTGGGACAAGCGGGGCGCCCACCCACCGCACAACAAGACCCGCCCTGAGGACCGGGACCGAGTCCGCAGCCACATCGAGTCAGCGCTCATCCTGGACATCTACTCCAAGACGGTGGACGGGGCGCCCACGGCCATCCCCGGCCAGGACCTGAACGTGACCAAGCTGCACCAGGACTACGTGCAGGTCTGCCAGCAGGACGGCAAGGAGCCCGTGTCAGAGGACGTCTACCGCAAGACCTTCAACACCGAGTACAACCTGGCCACCGTGCaggtgtgagtctctctctctctctctctctctctctctctctctctctactcccttcaTGGGACCGCTGTGCTGCGGTGTTGCGTGCTTCATGTGGATTGTTGGGGTTTCTGGAGTTGTGCAAACCTGACAGTGTTTGGGTTTCTGGAGTTGTGCAAACCTGACAGTGTTTGGGTTTCTGGAGTTGTGCAAACCTGACAGTGTTTGGGTTTCTGGAGTTGTGTAAACCTGACAGTGTTTGGGTTTCTGGAGTTGTGTAAACCTGACAGTGTTTGGGTTTCTGGAGTTGTGCAAAGCTGACAGTGTTTTGGGTTTGTGGAGGTGTGCAAAGCTGACAGTGTTGGGTTTCTTCAGGTGTGCAAAGCTGACTGTGCTAGGTTTTTCCAGGTGTGCAAAGCTGACAGTGTTGGGTTTCTCCAGGTGTGCAAAGCTGACAGTGCTGGGTTTTTCCAGGTGTGCAAAGCTGACAGTGCTGGGTTTTTGGAGGTGTGCAAAGCTGACAGTGTTGGGTTTTTGGAGGTGTGCAAAGCTGACAGTGTTGGGTTTCTCCAGGTGTGCAAACCTAACAGTGTTGGGTTTCTCCAGGTGTGCAAAGCTGACAGTATTGGGTTTCTGGAGGTGTGCAAACCGTACAGTGTTGGCAGTGTTGGGTTTCTTCAGGTGTGCAAAGCTGTCAGCGTTAGTTCTCTGGAGTTACGCAAAACTGACAGTGTTGGGTTTCTTTTGGTGTTGGTTCAACCTGTTCTTTTCTGTATGGGATGTTTTCACTCTAAGCGCCGCAAATCGTGCTTCTGTGAAATGGGCAAGCCGTATATAAcaagctatctgtgtgtgtgtttatttatttacacggAAATTATTCTGTTGCCTTTATCTGATGTCGTGGATGTGAAGAATTTAAACAGACTGTGTGTTCCTGTGAACTTCAGGAGATATGAAAACGAACTTTTATGCTCAACGTGAACTTTGATGAATAGAATGGGCCTGGAGTGATGCTGGATGTTGATATTGACAAATGTGGATGTGTCGTTACAATATTATATTTGGATACAGTAGAGTTTGGCACTGTATCATAACGACAGTTGATTGAATAATACTATCATATTAcattttggggttgggggtgggggttctgaacAAGATTTCAGATGCAGGTATTCATATTATGAACATAAAATCAAAACATACTTTTGAGATTACAGTAGGATTCAAATCAAATGATTTGATACCAACgttatgtttaaaaaacaaaacaaacaaacaaacaacaacaaaaaacatgtgtgTTGTAGATGATCACTATAATGATAAATTTAGTTTCAAACCACgattttttcattccttttaaaTGTGGGCGAGAGAAAGGAATATCATGCTATCTGAAAACCGCAAGTTAGCAAAACGCAATTTACCTGCATTCGGCAATAACTCGGAAACGATCCAGATAACATCTTTCGGATCTGGAGACAAAGGAAATAATGATTTGACGATACGGAAAATCAGTTTAATCTGGAAGACTTGCAATCCTATAATTGCGATGCGtggacatatcttttttttttttcttcttctttttttttcattttttttttcaatttattcatttatctattcatctataatTTATTTGATTACTTTTATGGTGTAAAGTCGGTGTTGAAAGAAAGTATCTCCAAAGAAAATTGATTTGtggaagtttaccacggacacggaCGTATACACATAAGTGATATTTACTCATTATTTGAAGTGATTGAAGTCTTTTCAGAGGGTACTCCACCTCCTTCGTTACTCTCCCCCAGTAACTCTGATTTCTTTTAAACATTTTCACAACAAAGTCATtttcatagacatatatatagttTGTTCACCTGCTCTGAATTTTTGTCCCCTGTTTTACTCATCGTCGAGAAGAGATACTTTTCTTTAAACCTGAGAAAATGTGTATTTAAAAAGAATTGTTTGCCTTTTAGTAAGTGATATTGTATCAGAAATTTACCTTTAATTATTTTTTGGGGGAGGATAGTAAATGagacttcttccttttttttcttatgcatACGTGGGCTGCAGTTTCCACATAGTTCTCAATGAGCGGacttttacgggtatgaccgGCATAACcccgtcatttaggcagccatactccgttttcggaggggtgtATTTGACAAGATAATGTCCCAGAGAAACAGATGTATAGGCTAGTGATATGATTATCGACATGAACATTGCTCAAATCTAATGGCTCAGTTTTCCTTCGTTTTTAgtctgtgagaaagagaaaataaatcacacacacacacacacacacacacacacacacacacacacacacacacacacacgcgcgcgcgcgcgcgcgcgcgcacgcacgaacgtacacacgcgcgcgcgcgcgtgcccgcacgcacacacacgtgagataatctgtctatgtatgtcagCCTGTCCATAtatctagttgtctgtctgttatctccATTTTGTTATAAAGTTAAATTCATGTTTTCCACAGCTCAGTTCTACCACTTTCCTCAATTCAGTGGGTCAGGTTTCGAAAATTTCATTAACACAATCATTAGATATTTATGTATATGCAATCTTAAAGTATGTTGtgtatagttagttagttaattagttagttaattacttatttatttggttatttattcGTTAGAGAATTCATACATTATCTATTGATTACATTTATATTTATTCAtaattcatgatttttttctttagttaTTTTGTTTCAGTTATTTCAAAGAAACCATGcccacacataaactcacacaaaaaaagacaatgttCCACAAAAGCCAGAATGCACTTGCatattatgtttttattttagtttttggtttctttttcatgttATTATTCATCTAGCATATATTATATCTATGAGTATAGATGTGTGGAAATAGCTTAATCCCAGACACGTGTGTCCCTAATGactgaaaagaaactgaaacctGTCACACTAACACAAACTCGCATTTTAGCAGAGTGACGTGAACTGTGAAGCTAATGACTGGTCACCAGACGAGCGATGCAGCGTACTGACAAGGAATTTCTTGTAAAACAGGTGACTCTATCTGTGGAgatggtattaaaaaaaagaaagaaagaaattgacgaGCTCCCTACTCTcatgccgctactactactactactactactatctctctcattgcctctctgtctgtctgtctctgtctctctgtctgtctgtgtctgtctctctgtgtctctcattgtctctctgtatatctgtctgtctctgtctctcattgtctctctgtctctgtctgtctgtctctctgtctgtatgtctgtctgtctgtctgtctctgtctctcattgtctctctgtctctgctctgtctgtcagtctctaatTCGATCACGTAGTATTTTTCTGCCCTTATCTGTTCTGTTcgctcctctttttttctgttctttagtCAGAAGTGTGATTCCTCGatctgtcttgtcctctctcatCTGTTGCGCTTTTGGCCATGTCGTGAGAACGTTcctcccaccactcacccccacgccccccctctctctctctctcgaacaccccctccctcccccacccaccacctccccaccccgaaGACCTTCTgcccactcctcaccccaccGGTCTTTGCGGACATGTCTTTTATCCAGTCCAGTGAACAGAATGGGTGAGGGGTCTTTTTCTTTGCGTGCAATTTGGTGGCGTCACTGAAGTGTCTACAGGTCTACAAACCTcgccgtgagagagacagacagacagagacagcactgacagacagactgaggctgGTAATATGCTTGAGTTAGATagcttttgtgtgtatatgtatatttgttgttaagagagagagagagagagcacttacaAACTGGGACTGGCTATATGCTTGAGTTATAtaggtctgtgtgtttatgtatgtctgttgttgagaaaggaagaaaaaagaagagagagagagaactaggagACCGGCTACTTGATTGAGTTAGctaggtgtgtgtgagtcttgATTGAGTTAGctaggtgtgtgtgagtttttataGAGGTAGctaggtgtgtgtgagtcttgACTGAGTTAGCTAGGTGAGTGTGAGTCTTGATTGAGTTAGctaggtgtgtgtgagtcttgATTGAGTTAGctaggtgtgtgtgagtttttataGAGGTAGctaggtgtgtgtgagtcttgATTGAGTTAGctaggtgtgtgtgagtttttataGAGGTAGctaggtgtgtgtgagtcttgATTGAGTTAGctaggtgtgtgtgagtcttgCTGTCGTTGTTTGAGCCCCTACAGTGGTATGGCAGTCAGTCCCAAAGTTGTGAATTCAACCCCTCTCCGGGAGCtggggtggaaaaaaagaagaaaaaaaaagaaagaaaaatgttgaaggtcccatagctttttacggccatcggtCAGTACATTCTTTCCCACTGTGTCTGAGGTTCGGTGTTGGAAGGTGAGGCTCAatcctcctctccttccgccgttttagccTTCCCTAGGCCGGCCAGGtacccccattcacacctgggtggattgaGGACATGGCAGTAAAGTCCTTGCTCAAGGAGGCAGCACAATGCAGCAGAAATGGTCGAACCCCGATCCCTCCTACCGTGAccattggatcagaagtccaacaccaaacAGATTCACAAGATCACAAGGTAAATTTATTGTCCTTGATGGAAAGGGGTTGCTTGGtttggtggcacacagttaaatcctcTATAGTGTTCTGCCTCGAGGCACCACACAAAAGTCTTGCTTTCCCTGTGGTGAAAgtttgaggggttttttgttgttgttttttatacgtcctttttttttatatcctccCGTCACCCCTTAATACCATTCTCTCTGCGTCTCCACCTCTACTTCTACCACGTCACCCCATTGAGGCTGGTCAGTAttaacccccatcccaccccaccttaacccttcacccttcacccaccccgcCAGTCCAAAACACCTGCCCATCGTTACACCTGAACtcgaacaaaggaaaaaaaaggcgaGGAAATCAAATttgaggggggttgagagagggcgtgagagggtgggggtgtagagggaggaatggggggggtgggagtataATGTTTCTGGTGATATACACACCTCTGACTCATTGTagatggtgggtgggttggggtgggcgaggagtggaaagggtgtgtgggagtgggggttgaagggggtggggataggggagagGAGGATGACGCTGCTTCGTTCCAGACATGTGACAAGATTGAGAACTGATGTCAGGTCTCTTCCAAAGGCGCTGTGCAGATTGCGGCCTGTCCATTGGTTCACAGTTAAGATGACTCAATCACGTGAACTGACAGAGGTTGCGGGATCTAGTTTGGTGAAATTGAATTACGTCCTTTGGTTGtatattaaacaacaacaaaaatattctgTAAAGGGAATCTGGAGGAACACCTGAAGATGTGTCTTTCGTATCTTTCACTTTATGATATTTTAACGTATTTacatatttgtttcttttctttcattattttatttcatgatcatGTTTTACTGCAAACCTAGGGTAGGATGTTGGGTTTAAATGCCAAGGCCAGGTATCTGCTCCCTGTttttgaagcagatgtggtgtaccgtatatggatcagtccgcatgatttgacacctccttgaaattgaaactgaaaccaaagttATGAACAGGGCTGCAGTGTAGTAATATCCTTTTGGTTGTGAGACCGGGTTCACGTGAAATGAGTGTGATGACGCTGTCCTTGGTGACTGACATATAGTGACTTCTTTGGTGACTGACATACAGTGATGTCCTTGACGAACGATGAAGTTTGGTGAAACGTCCTTTGAGACCCAAGTTCGGTGAAATGTCATTGATGAAAGCGAGACTGGTGAAAGTTACATCTTTGGTAAGAAACGGTGAAATAACCTGATGACAGACTGAGAATTTGGTGAAATATTTGTTCTTGGAACAATTCACTTCGAAGCttgagtgtggagtgatgagAACCTTTTGTGAAACCATGCCGTGATAATTTCCTGGAGCTGTGAAACGGAGTCTTATTCACGTACATACATGTCCTGTGGAAAACCCATTCGAGTCTGGTGCAAGAGCATAATCTATTATTATCCTTCTTGTGAAACCGACTCTGACAAACTGTTTTTTCAGTGTGAAACGCGAGTTTAGTGAAAATGTCTTCTTTGTGAAACCTGTCCtggaaatctctgtctgtctgtctgtctgtctctctttctctctctgaaacacacacacacacacacacacacacacacacacacacacacacacgtgcacgtgtgtgtgtgtttgtgtgtgtgtgtgtgtgtgtgtgtgtaaatatatcgTTTCTGGTGAAATGTTGATGACACTGAGACAGTTCGAAACGTGCTTCAGGCT
The DNA window shown above is from Babylonia areolata isolate BAREFJ2019XMU chromosome 29, ASM4173473v1, whole genome shotgun sequence and carries:
- the LOC143274927 gene encoding uncharacterized protein LOC143274927, yielding MDLSLKKQEVHVPQDLPQDLSLKKPVTSGTPASKPPHHQPPFAARPAEKTSRVTAHTDKTNSLLQHSKSGMVPPLMEHKSRIVPSLIEQKSRIIPDLDQYIRAMMDLKPIFADQHLRTLAHQKAKSLSSQSKKTADVRCAAALVVPKRSALVIPDPRNRAASDQRTKQHETNSHGVPDKGKTSTSDSTQQHKQVMDLRKRNHITHTITERLLSNDLHQNEYVTKDAVRALQGEASRHVTASNWTVPMGTEDKVPHPLTPQSTQSTSLTDQETAVSRKKRRKQECPRKRVKVDFCPPAEEEAVAAEGREGDLVGGKEEEDPVFSISEEFLDKVTDAAQNGELRKGLDEYFAQASAQRMSEADGRNGEGEADTESAAERAASAEHLRGECDEGVGADNDGSSSPSSSTDGLSSPFQFCSSASPSPLQHHRQKGKQQSRLSASLQNREERKALRLYGKEYTTPSGKTYPQRQVRHKDCSRCRYNCSSTISREQRQALFDHFWSLDSYVKRLYYYCQSIKEKPAKTMKHTRECSREYTFLVEGERVRVCKGFYLATLDVSDKAVRIAMEKRKRGKGMWDKRGAHPPHNKTRPEDRDRVRSHIESALILDIYSKTVDGAPTAIPGQDLNVTKLHQDYVQVCQQDGKEPVSEDVYRKTFNTEYNLATVQV